TTTTAATTATGATTCATACTCTTTATACAATTGGGCACTCCACTCATTCACTTCAGGAATTTATTCAACTCCTGAAATTAAATAACATTTCGGCTGTTGGGGATGTCCGATCTACTCCCTATAGCCGGATTAATCCTCAATTTAACAGAGAGACTATTAAGGCAGAGCTAGAAAGGAACCAGATTGCCTATGTCTTTCTGGGCAATGAGCTTGGAGCCCGGAGTGATAATCCTTCTTGTTATGTCAATGGCAAAGTCCAATACAAATCACTTGAAAAACAACCCTTATTTTTAGAGGGTCTGGATCGTATTAGATTTGGTTTGCAGAAATATCGAATTGCATTAATGTGCGCAGAAAAGGATCCCCTCACTTGCCATCGGACGATTTTAATTTGTCGGAGTCTTCGAAAAGAAAATATTGAAATTAAACATATCTGGTCGGATGGAACAATAGAAAACCATCAAGACTCTGAAAAACGACTTCTGAAAAATCTAAATCTTGCCACTCCCGAGCTTTTTGCCACAATGGAAGACCTGATAAACAAAGCCTATGATCTCCAGAGTGAGAAAATTGCCTATACTACCGATTCAAATAAAACAGTCAATCAGCCCATAACCTATACCGAAAAGGTTTAAAAAGCTTGGACAAAATCAAGCTATTTACAATCGGATTTACAAAGAAAACAGCGGAACAATTTTTTAATTTGATTCAGAAGGCTGGAGTTAAACGGGTAATAGATATTCGCTTAAATAATAATTCTCAACTTGCAGGATTCTCGAAAAGAGATGATTTACGTTATTTTTTAAAGTTGATCTGCAATATTGAATACGTCCATATGCCAACTCTGGCACCTACACAGGACATGCTTGATGAGTATAAGAAGAGAAAAGGGGATTGGGCACTTTACGAAAAGAAGTTCTTGGAATTGATCTCGTCTCGAAAAATTGAGGATAGTCTTTCAAAAGATGTTTTGAAGAGCTCCTGTCTTTTATGTAGTGAAGATAAACCCCACCACTGTCATCGAAGGTTAGTCGCAGAATACCTCAATCAAAAATGGGGAAATTTCGAAATAAACCACCTTTCTTGAAAAAGTCAAAAAGTTTCTTTACCAAGCACGACCACAAAACTTATTTATAAAATATTGGTGAACTAGAGAAATAAAAATGATTTTTATAGTTACCGACTTAACAAGATTTCAAAACGAAGATATCGTATGTGTCGCTGGGGTTGATATCAAAACAAAAAAATGCGTGAGGCCACTTCCATATATTGAAATGGAGTATTGTAAGAAATTAAATATCCTTCCGGGAGCCAAAATAAAAGGCAAACTGATAAAAGCAAAGGAACTGAAAAAACCACACTTAGAGGATAAAAACTATTCTGAACTTGAATATGAAGGGCCTTGTTCTTCAGTCGAGTTTGAAGATGTTTTAAAAAATACAACTTATGATTCTATAAATGAAGGATTTGAGGGCAAAATTCCCGGGAGCAGTAAGGTTATCCCTCATAATGATCCACCGGGCCGCTCCATAATCTCGTTGAAGTTAAAACCAGGACAAATCACCATTATGCGCGACGGATTTAATCCGGAAAAGATAAAACTGCATATATTAGATAACGACGAGAAAGAGTATAAGTTTCTACCGATAACGGACCTTGGATTTTATAATTTGGCAATTTCAAAACAGACCCAGCCACTGTTAATTGAAAATTTAAACAACTTCATACAGAATCAAAACCGGATTTATCTAAGGATTGGGTTAAGTAGACGATATTGCTCTCCAGATGGAAGGAATGGATTTTGGATTCAAGTGAATGGCATTTACACTTTCCCGGATTTTTTAACTGAAGTCAGAACGCATTCAAAATAATCATCTCTTTTGAGAACTTCTATTCCCAATCCTCCAGCCATCTTATTGTATTTTGGCGGATGGCTCCGGTAGAAATGGAAAAGTGAGGTTTTTCCATTACAACCTCCGGGTTTGTGTTTCCCTCTGCTGTCGCTTCCACCCTTCATATGGAAAGGGAAACCCTGCACCCTGTTCGGATTGATCAGATCCCGCCCTCTGGCGCTCATAAAGCCACTAGGGCTTAAAGAGCGCGGGCCAGAAGTCGGGGCCTGTTTTTTCCAAAACTTTAGTTTTTATAAGGAACATCTGTAAAGGCGTTTTTCCTTCACACCCAACGCAATGAATTTGCTGATTTGTAAAACGATTTGTTAAACAATTCTCCGAAAAAAAGCTTTAAGTGACTGTTTTCAGATTTATATTTTGTTAAACAGATTTGTTTAACTGCTTTTCTTGTCGGCTGATAATTCTTTTAAACTAAAAGTTGTTAGATTGATGATCTTTTCTTCTGGTTTAGATCTATCGGGTTGACGTTTTTCTTCTCTCCACCGTTTTACCCTATTCTTCGATTCTGGGCATTTTCCACAATATTTATGGTTTTTATCTCTTGGAATGAAGAGAGTTGGGCACCCAGCGCATTTAATCTGTGCTTTATTATTTTTCAATGTGAAGTCAATGGATTCCGCTCGTTCCTTATCAATTCCGAGCAATTGCTGAAACTTGACCGCGTTTTTAACAACTTTATTTGAATAAATGTAAGAAACTAAGACTAAGGGGTCACATCTTTTGTTAATTAATACTTTTATATCGGTTATCGTTGATTATGATGTTCCGACTGCTTTGAATAGAATAGGCTCGCATAGAATATGTTGGTGTGTTTTTAACTGATAAAAAAAAAGAAAGGGGGATTTGATTAAAAACAAAGGCCGGGATTTATGTCTTCAGAATAAATCCCGGCTGGATAATTGAAGGCTGGAAAAACTTAAAAACTACTTCTTGGCATGGGTTTTGCGGTCATGCCTTAAATCCCGCCGGTCTGTGCGGCGATCATGCCTGTCCTGCCGTATATCTTTACGGTCTGAATGAAGTTCTTTTTTTTCCTGGTGAATTTCTGCCCGGACTTTGGCGACTCCGGCTTTATCCCCTTCCCGTTTTTCAGCGGCCAGTTCACGCCTGTCCTGTTGTAAATTCTGTTTGTCTTTGGCGATATCACGCCTGTCCTGCCGGACATTGGCATTGTCCAGTCTGATATCTTTACGGTCCTGCCGGATGTCTGGCGTTCCATCATTATCAGCCGCCATGGCGGGGCCTGCAAACGATAAAAGACCCAATACCGTGCCAAGGGTCAGTGTAAGGAGAGTTTTTTGAAACATAGGATAACTCCTTTAAATAGAGGGTTGTTAGTTGTTAAAACATGGAAAATGGGTCATTTTTTCCCATTTATTAAGTATACCGCTCGTAAGAAATCTGTCAAACTAGGGCAAGATCAGGGTGACCCCTTTACTTTACTCTTACTGATACTGATCTCATCCCAAGGTGTTTATCCCCTCACTTTTGAGCTTCGATCTCTTTTAATCCCTGCAAAAGGTCTGGATACCTGAATAGATATCCTAACTTCTTGATCGCTTTCTGATTTGAAAGTTGTTTCCCCTGGTTGATTTGTTCCGGTGAAGGGGTTTTTTGCACACTCCAGATTTCAGCCGCGGCGTCAATCAGGTCCGAGCATCGGCGGGGGAGGCCGTCGGAGGCAATATAAACTTCGCCCGGTTTCCCCCTTTCCAAAGCCCGAACGCAAATACCCGCCAGATCTTCGACATGGATTAAATTTAAAACCCGGTCTGAATAACCGATCCTACCCCGGCGGATCCACTCCAAGGGATTCCGGCCGGGTCCATAAATCCCTGCCGAACGGACAATGACGGCCCCGGGAGTTTCTCTTAAAAATTCTTCTCCCTGGACCCGTGGCAGGGCGGGATCAATAGCGCTTTTTTCGTCAATGATTTCCGGCGCTCTGGCTGGCTCTACCCGGTAGGCAGAGGTACTCCCCAGAACGACCATCCGGCCGGCTCTGATCTGAATTGTTTTTATAAATTCAATGACCTTATCAAGAGGAATGGGAGGGAAAGTCCAGATGAGATCGGCTCCGGCGGGGATATGCTCCCAGGTTTCCGGGAGGAGAAGGTCAAAAAAGACTCTCTGTTGGGGAGGAATCCCGGTTAGATGTTTCTCCGGATTCCGGCTTGAGATTAAAACAGACCGTTGAGTTGAAGCGGCCTGCCGAAAAATGACCCGGCCGGTATAGCCCCCCCCTAAAATGAGGAGTGTCTTATTTTTTTCTCTTTTCAAAGTGGTTGGCTCTATGAACGGATCGGTTAACCTGCCGCATCCTTTTTCTTCAAGACCTGATCAAGGGTTTTTCCCAGGTCCGCCAGCCGGTAGGGTTTAGAAAGAACGGAGCAGAAATGATATGATTTCCAGTTGGCCAGGACAGGTTCGCTGAAATACCCGCTGGAGGCGATAGCCCTGACGCCGGAATCCATTTTCAGCAGTTTTGGCAGGACTTCTTTTCCTCCCATTCCACCCGGGATTGTTAAGTCCATAATAACCGCGGCAAACGGTTTTTTGGATTCCATGGCATTTTGATAGATTGAAAGGACTTCTGTCCCATCACGGGCCAGGGCGACTTCATACCCGAGTTCCTTCAGCATATAAGCGGTCACCTCCAACACATCTTCTTCATCATCCAATAGCAAGATTCTCCCGGTTCCTCTTAAGAGGGGTTCTTTTTGAACCACTGTATCAGAACTGATTTTATCCAATGCCGGGAGGTAAAAAGAAAAGGTTGTTCCCTGGTTAAGCCGGGAGGTCACGATGATTTCTCCCCCATGTTTTTTAATAATGGAATAGGAGGTGGCCAGTCCAAGGCCGCTTCCGGTTGGTTTGGTGGTAAAATAAGGATCGAAAATTTTGGTCAGATTCTCCTCCGGGATTCCGACCCCCTGATCTTGAATAGATATCCTGACATATTTCCCCGGAAGGAGGTTGACCGGCGGGGAATCCTCTACTT
This DNA window, taken from Nitrospirota bacterium, encodes the following:
- a CDS encoding DUF488 domain-containing protein, with product MIHTLYTIGHSTHSLQEFIQLLKLNNISAVGDVRSTPYSRINPQFNRETIKAELERNQIAYVFLGNELGARSDNPSCYVNGKVQYKSLEKQPLFLEGLDRIRFGLQKYRIALMCAEKDPLTCHRTILICRSLRKENIEIKHIWSDGTIENHQDSEKRLLKNLNLATPELFATMEDLINKAYDLQSEKIAYTTDSNKTVNQPITYTEKV
- a CDS encoding DUF488 domain-containing protein, with the protein product MDKIKLFTIGFTKKTAEQFFNLIQKAGVKRVIDIRLNNNSQLAGFSKRDDLRYFLKLICNIEYVHMPTLAPTQDMLDEYKKRKGDWALYEKKFLELISSRKIEDSLSKDVLKSSCLLCSEDKPHHCHRRLVAEYLNQKWGNFEINHLS
- a CDS encoding response regulator, translated to FIEVNSAGLSLLKCTHEDVLKMKIKDFILDEDLSIAAKYFEAQRMGETVLCEMRIKCKDGSVIQTETNAKRIADGRFQAIMRDITSRKREAENHIKVEKLESITILAGGIANDFNNLLTAILGNISLALLSTDSGNPAFHRLAAAEKASLRAQELTQQLLDFSKGRSPAKKEASIKNLLIEAARFASRGTSIKCDFHLSPDLWVVEVDEGQINQVINNLIINAVQASGEVEDSPPVNLLPGKYVRISIQDQGVGIPEENLTKIFDPYFTTKPTGSGLGLATSYSIIKKHGGEIIVTSRLNQGTTFSFYLPALDKISSDTVVQKEPLLRGTGRILLLDDEEDVLEVTAYMLKELGYEVALARDGTEVLSIYQNAMESKKPFAAVIMDLTIPGGMGGKEVLPKLLKMDSGVRAIASSGYFSEPVLANWKSYHFCSVLSKPYRLADLGKTLDQVLKKKDAAG